The following proteins are co-located in the Penaeus monodon isolate SGIC_2016 chromosome 10, NSTDA_Pmon_1, whole genome shotgun sequence genome:
- the LOC119577566 gene encoding extensin-like, with translation MSQPGSRPPTPEDAGPQDKLPPGPNPRLAPAQSAMASGGALSDSGTASAAGLEMQQRQLAQLEARLMDRLGVQVVDQLARMRTRMQMQMQAQIQPLATLLKGQQPMPSTAAEENLPAADAMLPPSLSTIQTCSEEATGQQPRLPPSVPVGPQTPAFVASYLTSAADNQPVRDRRDVTGPQQMATPTPAVVSAPPPPTLSGSEAATQPRPPVLPQPTQYGPPLQYTAPVLQPPVYQHSPHPAAADGTRSPHPSHGQFNHVIVLALIPH, from the coding sequence ATGTCACAGCCAGGGTCACGACCACCGACCCCAGAGGATGCAGGCCCCCAGGACAAACTACCCCCAGGGCCAAACCCAAGGTTGGCACCAGCTCAGAGTGCTATGGCCTCGGGAGGGGCACTGTCTGATTCTGGGACTGCTTCGGCTGCTGGCCTGGAAATGCAGCAGAGGCAACTGGCCCAATTGGAGGCACGGCTTATGGACCGGTTGGGAGTGCAGGTGGTGGACCAGCTGGCCCGCATGCGGACACGGATGCAAATGCAGATGCAGGCGCAGATTCAGCCGTTAGCAACTCTCCTGAAAGGCCAACAGCCCATGCCTTCCACTGCCGCCGAGGAGAATTTGCCAGCCGCTGACGCTATGCTACCGCCTTCTTTGTCGACCATCCAGACTTGCAGTGAGGAAGCTACTGGACAGCAGCCACGTCTGCCTCCATCAGTGCCTGTGGGCCCACAGACTCCTGCATTTGTGGCCTCATACCTGACCTCTGCAGCAGACAACCAGCCCGTCAGAGATAGGAGAGACGTTACCGGACCTCAGCAGATGGCAACTCCTACACCAGCTGTTGTGTCTGCACCACCACCGCCCACCTTGTCAGGGAGTGAAGCTGCGACCCAGCCCCGGCCTCCAGTGCTGCCTCAGCCAACACAGTATGGGCCACCTCTGCAATATACAGCGCCTGTACTACAACCCCCGGTCTATCAGCACTCACCACATCCTGCAGCAGCTGATGGCACCCGGTCTCCTCATCCCAGTCATGGCCAGTTCAACCATGTGATCGTGCTTGCCCTCATTCCACACTGA